A genomic segment from Ramlibacter agri encodes:
- the cheY gene encoding chemotaxis response regulator CheY yields MTTPQDLKFLIVDDFSTMRRIVRNLLKEAGHASADEAEDGVVALQKLRNGGFDFVVTDINMPNMNGFELLAAIRADAQLKALPVLMITAEARKEDIVMAAQGGASGYIVKPFTKATLEEKVGKILQKLQAAA; encoded by the coding sequence ATGACGACCCCCCAAGACCTCAAGTTCCTGATCGTCGACGACTTTTCCACCATGCGCCGCATCGTGCGCAACCTGCTGAAGGAAGCGGGCCATGCCTCCGCCGACGAGGCCGAGGACGGCGTGGTGGCCCTGCAGAAGCTGCGCAACGGCGGCTTCGACTTCGTCGTCACCGACATCAACATGCCCAACATGAACGGCTTCGAGCTGCTCGCGGCCATCCGCGCCGACGCCCAGCTGAAGGCGCTGCCGGTGCTGATGATCACCGCCGAAGCGCGCAAGGAAGACATCGTCATGGCCGCCCAGGGCGGCGCCTCCGGCTACATCGTCAAGCCTTTCACCAAGGCGACGCTGGAGGAGAAGGTCGGCAAGATCCTGCAGAAGCTGCAGGCGGCGGCGTGA
- the fliD gene encoding flagellar filament capping protein FliD — protein sequence MSSISPTISSTGVGSGLDVNSIVTALMNVEQRPLTLLQSKGSTIQTEISAFGSLKSQLANLGDVATRLAKPDSWKAYSATSSDSSVATVSAGAKAAAGEHTLSVSQMAQAQVLASGTFASSASTVGTGKLTIEIGTTANGAFTAKSGTSPVSVTIDSAHQTLAGVRDAINAAGSGVTASIVNGTGGARLVLRSATGEASSVRISATDDDGNNTDASGLSALAYDPAATAGAGRNLTQTQAAQDAQFQIDGIDLTSATNSPSDALEGVTLSLNKVSTDPVTINVNVDTASVRKNVTDFVSAYNGIVTLLQKQTKADPTGAARGALQGDSTADTLLNTLHNMLHGTVSGLGNGVSNLATAGITLQRDGTLAVDDAKLSPLLSQPDQLSALFSQAGTGDAQGFAVRFQSWAQGLTGTGGTLDSRIDGLKQSADLNQKSQDSEQTRLDSMETRLRTQYQQLDTTMSTLNAQMAQMKSALGLS from the coding sequence ATGAGCAGCATCAGCCCCACGATTTCCAGCACCGGGGTCGGCAGCGGACTCGACGTCAACTCGATCGTCACCGCCCTCATGAACGTGGAGCAGCGGCCGCTGACGCTGCTGCAGTCCAAGGGCTCGACGATCCAGACCGAGATCTCGGCCTTCGGCAGCTTGAAGAGCCAGCTGGCCAACCTGGGCGACGTCGCCACGCGGCTGGCCAAGCCGGACAGCTGGAAGGCCTACAGCGCCACCAGCAGCGACAGCAGCGTGGCCACGGTGTCGGCCGGCGCCAAGGCCGCCGCCGGCGAGCACACGCTCTCGGTGTCGCAGATGGCGCAAGCGCAGGTGCTGGCCAGCGGGACTTTCGCGTCTTCCGCTTCCACGGTCGGCACCGGCAAGCTGACGATCGAAATCGGCACGACGGCCAACGGCGCGTTCACCGCGAAGAGCGGCACGTCGCCGGTTTCCGTCACCATCGACAGCGCCCACCAGACCCTGGCCGGCGTGCGCGATGCGATCAATGCCGCGGGCAGCGGCGTCACCGCCAGCATCGTCAATGGCACCGGCGGCGCCCGCCTGGTGCTGCGCAGCGCCACCGGCGAAGCGAGCTCCGTGCGCATCTCCGCCACCGACGACGACGGCAACAACACCGACGCGTCCGGCCTTTCGGCGCTGGCCTACGACCCGGCCGCGACGGCAGGCGCCGGCCGCAACCTCACGCAGACGCAGGCGGCGCAGGACGCGCAGTTCCAGATCGACGGCATAGACCTCACCAGCGCCACCAACTCGCCTTCCGATGCCCTGGAAGGCGTGACGCTGAGCCTGAACAAGGTGTCGACCGACCCGGTGACGATCAACGTCAACGTCGACACGGCGTCGGTGCGCAAGAACGTCACCGATTTCGTCAGCGCCTACAACGGCATCGTCACCCTGCTGCAGAAGCAGACCAAGGCCGACCCGACCGGCGCAGCCCGCGGCGCGCTGCAGGGCGACTCCACGGCCGACACCTTGCTGAACACCCTGCACAACATGCTGCACGGCACCGTCTCGGGCCTGGGCAACGGCGTGTCCAACCTCGCCACCGCCGGCATCACGCTGCAGCGCGATGGCACGCTGGCCGTGGACGACGCGAAGCTGTCGCCCCTCCTCAGCCAGCCGGACCAGCTGTCCGCGCTGTTCTCACAGGCCGGCACCGGCGACGCGCAGGGCTTCGCCGTGCGCTTCCAGTCCTGGGCCCAGGGCCTCACGGGCACCGGCGGCACGCTGGATTCGCGCATCGACGGCCTCAAGCAGAGCGCCGACCTGAACCAGAAGAGCCAGGACTCCGAACAGACGCGCCTGGATTCCATGGAGACGCGGCTGCGCACGCAATACCAGCAGCTCGATACGACGATGTCGACGCTCAACGCGCAGATGGCGCAGATGAAGTCCGCACTGGGCCTGTCCTGA
- the motA gene encoding flagellar motor stator protein MotA yields the protein MFVMAGYLMVIGCVLGGYALAGGSFAVILHAAPHELFVIGGAALGAFLVGNSGKTIKATLKYVPSLLKGSKYSKARYLELMSLLYGVLVKARKEGMMSIEGDIEKPGESALFKKYPLIAADHHLMEFITDYLRMMVSGNLNAHELENLMDNEIDTHHHEAGVPAGAIQAVGDGLPAFGIVAAVLGVVKTMASVGASPAVLGQMIAGALVGTFLGILMAYGFVSPLASLANQKIDESTKELQCVKATLLATVQGYAPAVALEFGRKVLYSTERPGFSELEGHVKGKKATA from the coding sequence ATGTTCGTGATGGCCGGCTACTTGATGGTGATCGGTTGCGTGCTGGGCGGCTATGCGCTGGCTGGCGGCAGCTTTGCCGTGATCCTGCATGCCGCGCCGCACGAGCTGTTCGTGATCGGCGGCGCCGCGCTCGGCGCCTTCCTGGTGGGCAACAGCGGCAAGACGATCAAGGCCACGCTCAAGTACGTGCCCTCGCTGCTCAAGGGCAGCAAGTACAGCAAGGCGCGCTACCTGGAACTGATGTCCCTTCTCTACGGCGTGCTGGTGAAGGCCCGCAAGGAAGGAATGATGTCCATCGAGGGCGACATCGAGAAGCCCGGCGAGAGCGCGCTCTTCAAGAAGTACCCGCTGATCGCCGCCGACCACCACCTGATGGAGTTCATCACCGACTACCTGCGGATGATGGTCTCGGGCAACCTCAACGCGCACGAACTCGAGAACCTGATGGACAACGAGATCGACACGCACCACCACGAGGCCGGCGTGCCGGCCGGCGCCATCCAGGCCGTGGGCGACGGCCTGCCCGCTTTCGGCATCGTCGCCGCCGTGCTGGGCGTGGTGAAGACCATGGCCTCGGTCGGCGCCTCGCCCGCCGTGCTGGGGCAGATGATCGCCGGCGCGCTGGTGGGCACCTTCCTCGGCATCCTGATGGCCTACGGCTTCGTCAGTCCGCTGGCCTCGCTGGCCAACCAGAAGATCGACGAGAGCACCAAGGAACTGCAGTGCGTGAAGGCCACCTTGCTCGCCACCGTGCAGGGCTACGCGCCGGCCGTGGCGCTGGAATTCGGCCGCAAGGTCCTGTATTCGACGGAACGCCCCGGCTTCAGCGAGCTGGAAGGCCACGTCAAGGGCAAGAAAGCGACGGCCTGA
- the motB gene encoding flagellar motor protein MotB, which translates to MSSAGKLQPIIIKRIKKGGHGGHHGGAWKIAYADFVTAMMAFFLLMWLLGSTSQGDLQGIASYFQSPLKVALTGGSGSGDSSSVIKGGGTLLTRTNGAVKKGEVESPSRNFNLQALRAEVEAEDVRRMRAVQMQLDVAMQANPTLGALRQQLRMDLTPDGLRIQIVDDQGRPMFDAGSPHVKEYMRELLRSIGRLVDAADGRVVLSGHTDASPYSGGERGYSNWELSADRANASRRELLAGGLREDRVVRVLGLGSSVPYDAADPLSPLNRRITVLVLGQLGSERWQSGAEVPISETQALERLLERREGAPAPAAAASSSPKQP; encoded by the coding sequence ATGAGCTCTGCCGGCAAGCTGCAACCGATCATCATCAAGCGCATCAAGAAGGGCGGCCACGGCGGCCACCATGGCGGCGCCTGGAAGATCGCCTATGCCGACTTCGTGACGGCGATGATGGCCTTCTTCCTGCTGATGTGGCTGCTGGGTTCCACCTCGCAGGGCGACCTGCAGGGCATCGCGTCGTATTTCCAGAGCCCGCTGAAGGTGGCGCTGACCGGCGGTTCCGGCTCCGGGGACAGCTCCAGCGTCATCAAGGGCGGCGGCACCCTCCTCACCCGCACCAACGGCGCCGTGAAGAAGGGCGAGGTCGAGTCGCCCTCGCGCAACTTCAACCTGCAGGCCTTGCGCGCCGAGGTGGAAGCGGAAGACGTCCGGCGCATGCGCGCGGTGCAGATGCAGCTGGATGTGGCGATGCAGGCCAACCCCACTCTGGGTGCGCTGCGCCAGCAACTGCGCATGGATCTCACGCCCGACGGCCTGCGCATCCAGATCGTGGACGACCAGGGCCGGCCCATGTTCGACGCCGGCAGCCCGCACGTGAAGGAATACATGCGCGAGCTGCTGCGCAGCATCGGCCGGCTGGTCGACGCCGCCGATGGCCGCGTGGTGCTGTCCGGCCACACCGATGCGTCCCCCTACAGCGGCGGCGAACGCGGTTACTCCAACTGGGAGCTGTCCGCCGACCGCGCCAACGCTTCGCGGCGCGAGCTGCTGGCCGGTGGCCTGCGCGAAGACCGCGTGGTGCGCGTGCTGGGCCTCGGCTCCTCCGTCCCCTACGACGCCGCCGACCCGCTGTCGCCCCTGAACCGCCGAATCACCGTGCTGGTGCTGGGCCAGCTGGGAAGCGAGCGCTGGCAGTCCGGCGCCGAAGTGCCGATCTCCGAAACGCAGGCGCTGGAGCGGCTGCTGGAGCGCCGCGAAGGCGCGCCGGCTCCCGCCGCGGCCGCCTCTTCATCCCCCAAGCAACCATGA
- the flhA gene encoding flagellar biosynthesis protein FlhA, which produces MSTLSLKGPDGLLAQLPGLRALGAPLLIVLILAMMLVPLPAFILDLLFTLNIAVALVVLMVSSYTKRTLDFASFPSVLLVTTLMRLSLNVASTRAVLLKGHTGTGAAGQVIESFAHFLIGGSFAVGLVVFAILTIINFVVITKGAGRIAEVSARFALDAMPGKQMAIDADLAAGSIDEKEARKRRNEVTQEAEFYGSMDGASKFVRGDAIAGILILFINMVGGLVIGMLQHGLPLETAANNYILLAIGDGLVAQVPALVISVAAGLIVSRVGEEDIGRQIAGQLFNIPRALGLTACVIGLLGLIPGMPHIPFLVLAALSGWAAWALTQAARKKPAADAAAAAAKTAAPNGEASWDDVAPVDLLGLEVGYRLIALVDKDRGGDLLGRIKGVRKKFAGEVGFLPPAVHIRDNLELHPSAYRILLKGVVVGEGQAFAGMHMAINPGHIKVPLAGTATTDPAFGLPATWIEARARDQAQAAGYTVVDASTVLATHLNHVMQSHASELLGRTELQELLDHTRKYAHALVDETVPKQVALPVLQKVLRNLLDETVHVRDIRGILEVLAEHAGKDADELTREVRMALAPAIVQSLYGPVRQLPVLAIEPGLEQVLVQALAPQSAAPLDPAMGELLAARAAEAAQQQEQDGQPACLLVPDRIRVPVARLLRRKAPRLHVLSHSEIPRTHSIQIQRVIGAHA; this is translated from the coding sequence ATGAGCACGCTGAGCCTCAAGGGCCCCGACGGCCTGCTGGCGCAGCTGCCCGGCCTGCGCGCGCTCGGCGCGCCGCTGCTGATCGTCCTGATCCTGGCGATGATGCTGGTGCCGCTGCCGGCCTTCATCCTCGACCTGCTGTTCACGCTGAACATCGCCGTCGCGCTGGTCGTGCTGATGGTGTCCAGCTACACCAAGCGCACGCTGGACTTCGCCAGCTTCCCCAGCGTGCTGCTGGTGACCACGCTGATGCGGCTGTCGCTGAACGTCGCTTCCACCCGCGCCGTGCTGCTGAAGGGCCACACCGGCACCGGCGCGGCCGGCCAGGTGATCGAGTCCTTCGCGCACTTCCTGATCGGCGGCAGCTTCGCCGTCGGCCTGGTGGTGTTCGCGATCCTGACCATCATCAACTTCGTCGTCATCACCAAGGGCGCGGGCCGCATCGCGGAAGTCAGCGCGCGCTTTGCGCTGGACGCGATGCCCGGCAAGCAGATGGCGATCGACGCCGACCTGGCCGCCGGCAGCATCGACGAGAAGGAAGCCCGCAAGCGCCGCAACGAGGTGACGCAGGAAGCCGAGTTCTACGGCTCCATGGACGGCGCCTCCAAGTTCGTGCGCGGCGACGCCATCGCCGGCATCCTGATCCTGTTCATCAACATGGTCGGCGGCCTGGTCATCGGCATGCTGCAGCACGGCCTGCCGCTGGAGACCGCGGCCAACAACTACATCCTGCTGGCCATCGGTGACGGCCTGGTCGCGCAGGTGCCGGCGCTGGTGATCTCGGTGGCCGCGGGCCTGATCGTCTCGCGCGTCGGCGAGGAGGACATCGGCCGCCAGATCGCAGGCCAGCTGTTCAACATCCCGCGCGCGCTGGGCCTCACGGCCTGCGTCATCGGCCTGCTGGGGCTGATCCCCGGCATGCCGCACATCCCCTTCCTCGTGCTCGCTGCATTGAGCGGCTGGGCCGCCTGGGCTCTGACGCAGGCCGCGAGGAAGAAGCCTGCTGCCGATGCCGCAGCGGCTGCCGCCAAGACCGCGGCGCCCAACGGCGAAGCGAGCTGGGACGACGTCGCGCCGGTGGACCTGCTGGGCCTGGAAGTCGGCTACCGCCTGATCGCTCTCGTGGACAAGGACCGCGGCGGCGACCTGCTGGGTCGCATCAAGGGCGTGCGCAAGAAGTTCGCGGGCGAAGTCGGCTTCCTGCCGCCCGCCGTGCACATCCGCGACAACCTGGAGCTGCATCCTTCCGCCTACCGCATCCTGCTGAAGGGCGTGGTGGTGGGCGAAGGCCAGGCCTTCGCCGGCATGCACATGGCCATCAACCCGGGCCACATCAAGGTGCCGCTGGCGGGCACGGCGACCACCGACCCCGCTTTCGGCCTGCCCGCCACCTGGATCGAAGCGCGCGCGCGCGACCAGGCGCAGGCCGCCGGCTACACGGTGGTCGACGCATCGACCGTGCTCGCCACCCACCTGAACCACGTGATGCAGTCGCATGCGTCCGAGCTGCTGGGACGCACCGAGCTGCAGGAGCTGCTGGACCACACCCGCAAGTACGCGCACGCGCTGGTCGACGAGACCGTGCCCAAGCAGGTCGCGCTGCCCGTGCTGCAGAAGGTGCTGCGCAACCTGCTGGACGAGACCGTCCACGTGCGCGACATCCGCGGCATCCTGGAAGTGCTGGCCGAACACGCCGGCAAGGACGCCGACGAACTGACGCGCGAAGTGCGCATGGCGCTCGCGCCCGCCATCGTGCAGAGCCTCTACGGCCCGGTGCGCCAGCTGCCGGTGCTCGCCATCGAGCCCGGGCTCGAGCAGGTGCTGGTGCAGGCGCTGGCGCCGCAATCGGCCGCGCCGCTCGACCCCGCGATGGGCGAGCTGCTCGCTGCCCGCGCCGCCGAAGCCGCGCAACAGCAGGAGCAGGACGGCCAGCCCGCCTGCCTGCTGGTGCCGGACCGCATCCGCGTGCCCGTGGCCCGCCTGCTGCGCCGCAAGGCGCCGCGGCTGCACGTGCTGTCGCATTCCGAGATTCCCCGTACCCATTCCATCCAGATCCAGCGCGTGATCGGAGCCCATGCATGA
- a CDS encoding protein phosphatase CheZ, protein MDASTSNPQPPDAAVLYGRVRDITRSLHDALRELGHDKRIEASLGQVPDAKARLSFIARVTGDAAEKVLNTVDAAQARQLALGERAAAEEARLLAAGAAPEALAFVQEVKASANDAGAQLTEIMMAQDFHDLTGQTVRKVVDIASTVEDALLQLLLETSVVPLPRVALDGPVTDTSRTDVVANQAQVDDLLASLGF, encoded by the coding sequence ATGGACGCAAGCACGTCAAACCCGCAGCCGCCCGACGCGGCCGTCCTGTACGGCCGGGTGCGGGACATCACGCGCAGCCTCCACGACGCGCTGCGCGAACTGGGACACGACAAGCGCATAGAAGCGTCGCTGGGCCAGGTGCCCGACGCCAAGGCGCGCCTGTCCTTCATCGCCCGCGTGACGGGCGATGCCGCCGAAAAGGTGCTGAACACCGTCGACGCCGCGCAGGCCCGCCAGCTGGCGCTGGGCGAGCGCGCGGCGGCGGAGGAAGCCCGCCTGCTGGCCGCGGGTGCTGCGCCCGAAGCCCTGGCCTTCGTGCAGGAAGTGAAGGCCAGCGCGAACGACGCCGGCGCGCAGCTGACCGAGATCATGATGGCGCAGGACTTCCACGACCTCACGGGCCAGACCGTGCGCAAGGTGGTGGACATCGCGTCGACGGTGGAGGACGCGCTGCTGCAGCTGCTGCTGGAAACCAGCGTGGTGCCGCTGCCGCGCGTCGCGCTCGACGGCCCGGTGACGGACACGAGCCGCACCGACGTGGTGGCGAACCAGGCGCAGGTGGACGACCTGCTGGCGAGCCTCGGCTTCTGA
- the flhC gene encoding flagellar transcriptional regulator FlhC — protein sequence MTTRSLLDDNLHLTRAVELIKLGARMAVLESETPLSHERLVRLYREVTGQSPSKGQLPYSTDWFTAWQPNIHSSLFMNIYENMNKASALEQVDLLIKAWQLYAEDASAMGAEPILTITRAWRLVKFVDSDMLCLTSCTKCGGHFVTHTHEYGPGFKPFVCGLCEVPARAGKSRRTGAIH from the coding sequence ATGACGACGCGCAGCCTCCTCGACGACAACCTGCACCTGACGCGGGCGGTGGAGCTGATCAAGCTCGGCGCGCGGATGGCTGTGCTGGAGTCCGAGACGCCCCTGTCGCACGAGCGGCTGGTGCGCCTGTACCGCGAAGTGACGGGCCAGTCGCCCTCCAAGGGCCAGCTGCCCTATTCGACCGACTGGTTCACGGCCTGGCAGCCGAACATCCATTCCTCGCTGTTCATGAACATCTACGAGAACATGAACAAGGCGAGCGCGCTGGAGCAGGTGGACCTGTTGATCAAGGCCTGGCAGCTGTACGCCGAGGACGCGTCCGCCATGGGTGCCGAACCGATCCTCACCATCACCCGCGCCTGGCGCCTGGTGAAATTCGTCGACAGCGACATGCTGTGCCTGACCTCCTGCACCAAATGTGGCGGCCACTTCGTGACGCACACGCACGAATACGGCCCCGGCTTCAAGCCCTTCGTCTGCGGCCTGTGCGAAGTGCCGGCCCGCGCCGGCAAGAGCCGGCGAACCGGCGCGATCCACTGA
- the flhD gene encoding flagellar transcriptional regulator FlhD: MQTEQLSNEIRELNLSFLMLAQAMIRKDKAQALFRLGMSEAAAELLAQMSVQQLVRVASRNMMLCSMRFGDDVVWSLLTERHAAQAVDANADRLHASVLMASRAATATA; this comes from the coding sequence ATGCAGACGGAACAGTTGTCCAACGAGATCCGGGAGCTCAATCTCTCGTTCCTCATGCTCGCGCAGGCCATGATCCGCAAGGACAAGGCGCAGGCGCTGTTCCGCCTGGGCATGTCCGAGGCGGCGGCCGAACTGCTGGCCCAGATGTCCGTGCAGCAGCTGGTGCGCGTGGCTTCGCGCAACATGATGCTGTGCTCCATGCGCTTCGGCGACGACGTGGTCTGGAGCCTGCTGACCGAGCGCCATGCGGCCCAGGCGGTGGACGCCAATGCCGACCGCCTGCATGCCAGCGTGCTGATGGCCAGCCGCGCCGCGACGGCCACGGCATGA
- a CDS encoding flagellin — protein MPSVINTNIASLNAQRNLNASQSSLNTSIQRLSSGLRVNSAKDDAAGLAIAERMNAQVRGLTVAARNANDGVSLSQTAEGSLGSIGDMVQRMRELAVQSSNATNTADDRAALQQEVGQLKDEIDRVAGSANFNGQKLLDGSFSAARFQVGANAGDSIDIDGITDARLSGMGTVNRASTQNATDITDLTATSAGDLTINGVDIGTLPAAGTTQERQAQVVDAINRISTTTGVGAYFDTANNKLVLTSSSDITITGAAAAKVGLAAGDSATASSSGNMSTLDISSYGGAQLAIQQCDAALKQVNGARAKLGAVQSRFQNAVSNIQATAENTTAARSRIMDTDYAAETAAMTRSQILQQAGNAMLSQANQLPQQVLSLLKGG, from the coding sequence ATGCCCTCGGTGATCAACACCAACATCGCTTCGCTGAATGCGCAGCGCAACCTGAACGCCTCGCAGTCGAGCCTGAACACCTCCATCCAGCGCCTCTCGAGCGGCCTGCGCGTGAACAGCGCCAAGGACGACGCCGCCGGCCTGGCCATCGCCGAGCGCATGAACGCGCAGGTGCGCGGCCTCACCGTGGCCGCCCGCAACGCCAATGACGGCGTGTCGCTGTCGCAGACGGCCGAAGGCTCGCTGGGCAGCATCGGCGACATGGTCCAGCGCATGCGCGAACTGGCCGTGCAGTCGTCCAACGCCACCAACACCGCCGACGACCGCGCCGCCCTGCAACAGGAAGTCGGCCAGCTGAAGGACGAAATCGACCGCGTGGCCGGCAGCGCCAACTTCAACGGCCAGAAGCTGCTGGATGGCAGCTTCAGCGCCGCCCGCTTCCAGGTGGGCGCCAACGCCGGCGACAGCATCGACATCGACGGCATCACCGACGCCCGCCTGTCCGGCATGGGCACCGTGAACCGCGCCAGCACCCAGAACGCCACCGACATCACCGACCTCACCGCCACCAGCGCCGGTGACCTCACGATCAATGGCGTCGACATCGGCACCCTGCCCGCCGCCGGCACCACGCAGGAACGCCAGGCCCAGGTCGTGGACGCGATCAACCGCATCTCCACCACCACCGGCGTCGGCGCCTATTTCGACACCGCCAACAACAAGCTGGTGCTGACGTCGTCCAGCGACATCACGATCACCGGCGCCGCCGCCGCCAAGGTGGGCCTGGCCGCCGGCGACTCCGCGACCGCCAGCAGCAGCGGCAACATGAGCACGCTGGACATCAGCTCCTACGGCGGCGCCCAGCTGGCCATCCAGCAGTGCGATGCGGCCCTGAAGCAGGTGAACGGCGCGCGCGCCAAGCTGGGCGCCGTGCAGAGCCGCTTCCAGAACGCCGTGTCCAACATCCAGGCCACGGCCGAAAACACCACCGCCGCGCGCTCGCGCATCATGGACACGGACTACGCCGCCGAAACCGCGGCGATGACGCGTTCGCAGATCCTGCAACAGGCCGGCAACGCCATGCTGTCGCAGGCCAACCAGCTGCCGCAACAGGTGCTGAGCCTGCTGAAGGGCGGCTGA
- a CDS encoding flagellin, producing the protein MASVINTNIASLNAQRNLTSSQASLNTSIQRLSTGLRVNSAKDDAAGLAIAQRMNSQVRGLTVAARNANDGVSLAQTAEGALGSVGDMVQRMRELAVQSSNATNTADDRGALQQEVGQLKEEIDRVATTTNFNGTKLLDGSFNSAKFQVGANAGESITISSITNAQLAGMGTVKHASTQNSTAVTDLTATSAGDVTINGVDIGALSAAGTTQERQAQVVDAINRVSSSTSVGAYLDTTNNKIVLSSSGDITIGGAGAAAKVGISSADNATAATSANMSSLDISSYGGAQLAIQQCDAALKQINSSRAQLGAVQSRFTNAVANIQLTSENTSAAQSRIMDTDYAAETASMTRAQILQQAGNAMLSQANQLPQQVLSLLR; encoded by the coding sequence ATGGCATCCGTCATCAATACCAACATCGCGTCGCTGAACGCGCAGCGCAACCTGACCAGCTCGCAGGCCAGCCTCAACACCTCCATCCAGCGCCTGTCGACCGGCCTGCGCGTGAACAGCGCCAAGGACGACGCCGCCGGCCTGGCCATCGCCCAGCGCATGAACTCGCAGGTGCGCGGCCTCACGGTCGCCGCCCGCAACGCCAACGACGGCGTCTCCCTGGCGCAGACCGCCGAAGGCGCGCTGGGCAGCGTCGGCGACATGGTGCAGCGCATGCGCGAACTGGCCGTGCAGTCGTCCAACGCCACCAACACCGCCGACGACCGCGGCGCCCTGCAACAGGAAGTGGGCCAGCTGAAGGAAGAAATCGACCGCGTCGCCACCACCACGAACTTCAACGGCACCAAGCTGCTGGATGGCAGCTTCAACTCCGCCAAGTTCCAGGTCGGCGCCAATGCCGGCGAGAGCATCACCATCAGCAGCATCACCAACGCGCAGCTGGCCGGCATGGGCACCGTGAAGCACGCGAGCACCCAGAACTCCACCGCCGTCACCGACCTCACCGCCACCAGCGCGGGCGACGTGACCATCAACGGCGTGGACATCGGCGCGCTCTCGGCCGCCGGCACCACGCAGGAACGCCAGGCCCAGGTGGTGGACGCGATCAACCGCGTCTCCTCGTCGACCAGCGTCGGCGCCTACCTGGACACGACCAACAACAAGATCGTGCTGAGCTCCTCCGGCGACATCACCATCGGCGGCGCCGGCGCCGCGGCCAAGGTGGGCATTTCCTCCGCCGACAACGCCACGGCGGCGACCAGCGCCAACATGTCCAGCCTGGACATCAGCTCCTACGGCGGCGCCCAGCTGGCCATCCAGCAGTGCGATGCGGCCCTGAAGCAGATCAACAGCTCGCGCGCCCAGCTCGGCGCCGTGCAGAGCCGCTTCACGAACGCCGTGGCCAACATCCAGCTGACCTCGGAGAACACCTCCGCGGCCCAGTCCCGGATCATGGACACCGACTACGCCGCGGAAACCGCCTCCATGACCCGCGCGCAGATCCTGCAGCAGGCCGGCAACGCCATGCTGTCGCAGGCCAACCAGCTGCCGCAGCAGGTCCTGTCGCTGCTGCGCTGA
- a CDS encoding EscU/YscU/HrcU family type III secretion system export apparatus switch protein: MSSEASREDRQLPASERRLQQAREEGQVPRSRELGHLAAALALLALLMGAGPWIAHSALALVGAGLRFDRNTAFDAALMTPRLGAFGLQGLQIIVPVAGVLALLFAGTALAVGGWNFTLQALQPKFERLDPMAGFGRMFDGRQQLQHLRLVLVAAALVGIAGVYLVQHAQGIEGLARLSLVAGLRTGFDWLVAGFGMVAGVCCVSALADVPLQIFQHRANLRMTQEEVRQEHKESEGDPHLKGERRRRARELSRGRMLADVPKASVIVTNPTHYAVALQYEEGMGAPRILALGTDHLALKIREVAAAASVPVLEAPPLARALYRHGDVGQDVPVELYTAVAQVLAWVYRLRSALQRPPEPVIAVPAGMDPQEAAA; the protein is encoded by the coding sequence ATGTCCTCCGAAGCCAGCCGTGAAGATCGCCAGTTGCCGGCGTCCGAACGGCGCCTGCAGCAGGCCCGCGAAGAAGGCCAGGTCCCGCGTTCGCGGGAGCTGGGCCACCTCGCGGCGGCCCTGGCCTTGCTCGCGCTTCTCATGGGCGCCGGCCCCTGGATCGCGCATTCGGCGCTGGCGCTGGTCGGCGCCGGCCTGCGCTTCGACCGCAACACCGCTTTCGACGCGGCGCTGATGACGCCGCGCCTCGGCGCGTTCGGCCTGCAGGGCCTGCAGATCATCGTGCCGGTGGCCGGCGTGCTGGCGCTGCTGTTTGCCGGCACGGCGCTTGCCGTGGGCGGCTGGAACTTCACGCTGCAGGCGCTGCAGCCGAAGTTCGAGCGGCTCGACCCGATGGCCGGCTTCGGCCGCATGTTCGACGGCCGCCAGCAGCTGCAGCACCTGCGGCTGGTGCTGGTCGCCGCGGCGCTGGTCGGCATCGCCGGCGTCTACCTCGTGCAGCACGCGCAGGGCATCGAAGGCCTGGCCCGCCTGTCGCTGGTGGCGGGCCTGCGCACCGGCTTCGACTGGCTGGTCGCCGGTTTCGGCATGGTGGCCGGCGTCTGCTGCGTGTCCGCGCTGGCCGACGTGCCGCTGCAGATCTTCCAGCACCGCGCCAACCTGCGCATGACCCAGGAGGAAGTGCGGCAGGAACACAAGGAATCCGAAGGCGACCCGCACCTCAAGGGCGAGCGGCGCCGCCGCGCCCGCGAGCTGTCGCGCGGCCGCATGCTGGCCGACGTGCCCAAGGCCAGCGTGATCGTCACCAACCCCACGCATTACGCCGTCGCCCTGCAATACGAAGAAGGCATGGGCGCCCCGCGCATCCTGGCGCTGGGCACCGACCACCTCGCGCTGAAGATCCGCGAAGTGGCCGCGGCCGCCAGCGTGCCGGTGCTGGAAGCGCCGCCGCTGGCGCGCGCGCTGTACCGCCACGGCGACGTCGGCCAGGACGTGCCGGTGGAGCTGTACACCGCGGTCGCGCAGGTGCTGGCCTGGGTGTATCGCCTGCGCAGCGCGCTGCAGCGTCCGCCTGAACCCGTCATAGCCGTGCCCGCCGGCATGGATCCGCAGGAGGCCGCGGCATGA